One region of Paenibacillus polymyxa M1 genomic DNA includes:
- the yicI gene encoding alpha-xylosidase, with the protein MKFTDGYWLVRKGYEIQNPADIRDIVTDDASMTVYAATHRIEHKGDTLNGALLKATYSSPMPNVIRVRLNHHKGRVHHGPDFEIHTLPTEVAITVGEDVAVLKSGDLSVRVGRGKSWDVGFYVKDRKVTGSGHRGPGYITDPQDQPFFREQLELGMGEYVYGLGERFTPFVKNGQVVDIWNEDGGTSSEQAYKNIPFYLSNKGYGVFVNHPEKVSYEIASENVSKVQFSVSGESLEYFIIGGANPKEVLDNYTKLTGKPALPPAWTFGLWLTTSFTTDYDEATVNHFVDGMAERDLPLSVFHFDCFWMKEYQWCDFQWDQDMFPDPEGMLQRLKAKGLKICAWINPYIAEKSILFDEGMENGYLVKTADGSVWQWDMWQAGMGLVDFTNPAAVAWYQDKLKVLIDQGVDCFKTDFGERIPTDVVYYDGSDPMKMHNYYTHLYNKAVFDVLEEKLGKNEAALFARSATAGGQQFPVHWGGDCSSTYESMAESLRGGLSLGLSGFGFWSHDISGFELTAAPDLYKRWVQFGLLSSHSRLHGNVSYRVPWLFDEESVDVVRSFTKLKCSLMPHLYAAAVESSVKGLPMMRAMVLEFPQDPTCATLDLQYMLGDSILVAPIFNKEGNVQYYVPEGQWTNLLTNEIVSGGRWVNEQHDFTTLPVLVKPNTLLAIGHEDRRPDYDYADQVALHLFELGEGQQARTVIVNTSGEEELTVTASRKDSVITVKAEGAVKPWSLVLRGIHEAVQVKEGTSLAGEQGLIITPASSGQQELTIHLA; encoded by the coding sequence ATGAAATTTACTGATGGCTATTGGTTGGTTCGCAAGGGCTATGAAATACAAAATCCTGCTGACATCCGTGATATCGTGACGGACGATGCTTCCATGACGGTATATGCAGCAACCCACCGGATCGAGCACAAAGGGGATACGCTGAACGGGGCGTTACTGAAAGCGACCTACAGCTCTCCCATGCCGAATGTTATTCGGGTGCGTCTGAACCACCATAAGGGACGGGTGCATCATGGACCAGATTTTGAAATTCACACATTGCCGACAGAGGTGGCTATTACGGTGGGTGAGGATGTAGCGGTGCTGAAAAGCGGCGATCTGAGTGTGCGAGTCGGTCGTGGAAAGAGCTGGGACGTAGGCTTTTATGTCAAGGATCGTAAAGTCACAGGCAGTGGGCATCGGGGACCAGGCTATATTACGGACCCACAAGACCAGCCTTTTTTCCGAGAGCAGCTGGAGCTGGGCATGGGGGAGTACGTATACGGTCTTGGAGAGCGTTTCACTCCGTTTGTGAAAAATGGTCAGGTCGTTGATATTTGGAATGAAGATGGCGGGACCAGCAGTGAACAGGCGTACAAAAACATTCCATTTTATTTATCCAATAAAGGGTACGGTGTATTCGTCAATCATCCGGAAAAGGTATCCTATGAGATTGCGTCGGAAAATGTTTCGAAGGTACAGTTTAGCGTTTCTGGCGAATCGTTAGAGTATTTTATTATTGGTGGAGCTAATCCTAAGGAGGTACTTGATAATTATACCAAGCTGACAGGCAAGCCTGCATTGCCGCCGGCCTGGACCTTTGGTTTGTGGCTGACCACTTCGTTCACGACTGATTATGATGAAGCGACAGTAAACCATTTTGTGGACGGGATGGCTGAACGGGATCTGCCACTCTCGGTATTCCATTTTGACTGCTTCTGGATGAAGGAATACCAATGGTGCGATTTCCAGTGGGATCAAGATATGTTTCCAGATCCGGAAGGCATGCTGCAGAGATTGAAAGCTAAAGGTCTCAAAATTTGCGCATGGATCAATCCGTATATTGCAGAAAAGTCCATTTTGTTTGATGAAGGCATGGAGAATGGCTACTTGGTTAAAACAGCCGATGGCAGTGTGTGGCAGTGGGACATGTGGCAGGCGGGAATGGGGCTGGTTGACTTCACGAATCCGGCTGCAGTTGCCTGGTATCAGGATAAGCTGAAGGTGCTGATCGATCAAGGCGTGGATTGCTTCAAAACCGACTTTGGTGAGCGTATTCCAACAGATGTAGTTTATTATGATGGCTCTGATCCAATGAAAATGCATAATTACTATACGCATTTGTACAACAAAGCTGTGTTTGATGTGCTGGAGGAAAAGCTGGGCAAAAATGAAGCCGCATTATTTGCACGTTCTGCCACAGCCGGGGGACAACAGTTCCCAGTTCACTGGGGCGGAGACTGCTCGTCCACGTATGAGTCGATGGCAGAATCCTTGCGGGGCGGATTATCACTTGGCTTGAGTGGTTTTGGCTTCTGGAGCCATGATATTAGCGGCTTTGAACTAACGGCTGCGCCGGACTTATACAAACGGTGGGTACAGTTTGGACTGTTATCCTCCCATAGCCGTCTACACGGAAATGTGTCATACCGTGTTCCTTGGCTGTTTGACGAAGAGTCAGTCGACGTAGTGCGCAGCTTTACCAAACTCAAATGCTCGCTGATGCCACACCTGTATGCAGCTGCTGTGGAATCCTCGGTGAAGGGACTGCCGATGATGCGGGCTATGGTTTTGGAATTCCCGCAGGACCCTACCTGTGCTACGCTGGATCTACAATACATGCTGGGGGATTCCATTTTGGTAGCTCCGATCTTTAATAAAGAAGGCAATGTACAGTATTATGTACCAGAGGGTCAATGGACGAATTTGCTAACGAATGAAATCGTATCTGGCGGTCGTTGGGTCAACGAGCAACATGATTTTACAACCTTGCCTGTGCTCGTGAAGCCAAACACATTGCTGGCTATCGGTCATGAGGATCGTCGTCCGGATTATGATTATGCAGATCAAGTAGCGCTTCATTTGTTTGAACTAGGTGAGGGGCAACAGGCCCGCACGGTCATCGTGAATACATCAGGTGAAGAAGAGCTAACGGTTACTGCCAGCCGCAAGGATTCTGTCATTACGGTGAAGGCCGAAGGTGCCGTTAAACCGTGGTCTTTAGTACTGCGCGGTATCCATGAGGCTGTTCAAGTGAAGGAAGGCACTAGTCTGGCTGGAGAACAGGGGTTAATCATTACACCAGCCTCCAGCGGACAGCAAGAGCTCACTATTCACTTGGCCTAG
- a CDS encoding serine hydrolase domain-containing protein: MKSLELKPLIHVLNELETRSCLIEQQGHTIMDYYREPQFANELYKINSCTKSVISALVSIAMDQRLVPKPETPILEFFPQLAKDSDPRKRDITIEHLLTMSAGFNWTEFGGQNSFPTMSKTSDWVQFVLSQPLSDIPGTRMEYSSGCSQLLATLLRSASGQAVAEFAEEQLFQPLGIDNYQWETDPQGTHTGGFGLHLRPLDMLKFGRLYLNEGSWEGRQIIQTETVRYSTRPFLPASKPQKAYYGCHWWASSFSDERETGTETDFFYALGFGGQYIIVVPSYDLVIVLTADKFKKKRTPVDIFRQYLVPLLLQQNA; encoded by the coding sequence ATGAAAAGTCTGGAGCTCAAACCACTTATTCACGTGCTTAACGAGTTGGAAACCCGTAGCTGTCTTATTGAGCAACAGGGACATACGATCATGGATTACTACCGTGAGCCTCAATTCGCCAACGAACTCTATAAAATAAATTCCTGTACCAAAAGTGTGATTTCTGCATTAGTTAGTATTGCTATGGATCAACGACTGGTACCCAAACCAGAGACACCGATCCTCGAATTTTTTCCCCAGTTAGCCAAAGACAGTGACCCTCGAAAGCGTGATATTACGATTGAACACCTGCTGACGATGTCTGCTGGCTTTAATTGGACGGAATTTGGGGGACAAAATTCTTTTCCTACCATGAGCAAAACGTCCGATTGGGTGCAATTTGTGCTTTCACAGCCATTATCGGATATACCAGGTACGCGAATGGAGTACAGCTCTGGCTGTTCTCAACTTTTGGCCACCTTGCTGCGTTCTGCCTCTGGACAAGCCGTTGCTGAATTTGCCGAGGAGCAATTATTCCAGCCACTTGGTATCGATAACTATCAGTGGGAAACCGATCCGCAAGGCACTCACACCGGGGGCTTTGGGCTGCATCTCAGACCGCTGGACATGCTCAAATTCGGGCGACTTTATCTGAACGAAGGAAGCTGGGAAGGACGGCAGATCATCCAGACAGAGACCGTCCGATATTCGACCCGTCCATTTCTTCCAGCCTCCAAACCACAAAAAGCATATTACGGCTGTCACTGGTGGGCTTCTTCCTTTTCAGATGAGAGAGAGACAGGAACGGAAACAGACTTTTTTTACGCACTCGGCTTTGGTGGGCAATACATTATTGTGGTCCCCTCTTATGACTTGGTAATTGTCCTCACGGCTGATAAATTTAAAAAGAAACGGACTCCTGTGGATATTTTCCGGCAGTACCTTGTACCACTCCTACTTCAGCAAAATGCATAG
- a CDS encoding methyl-accepting chemotaxis protein has product MNLTIKAKMILSAILIPSVIAAMLLTNYILSIHSENEYKDIMNREETIAYNSKSLQFLLNGISNDERAYLLTRDEQYGNEIGNKQSEVAKLLQETEALLNTGNEDTKKKMTDLKTGINTYMNQVHTLLTTAGYKSTRDDAFPPFSELLDDFENERVLRKQLDTKVVAFVKAQEDMVTVKIQQAHQTMTNTTLITSIVGLLVIIYSIAQSIVLIRSIRPLHHMNEQLLQMSQGGGDLRSRLDITSKDEIGMIASSYNKLIEGFRNIIVDAQDTARTLTVTAERVNVSTEEMNQANRHTSGVMEELATGMEHQVDDITQTTDTIKELANELERIAATSEQVYELSDTAAKDAEAGEQSIGKAMRQMEKVSESVDSSARAVRSLSEQAEQIGMIGSVITGFAKQTGMLALNASIEAARAGEQGKGFAVVASEVRRLSEQVSVSAAEITQFVQNIQEHVGHVASTMQSGTVEVQSGVKVMQSAETAFRQIGSSIQQVSEQIHSVNRSVEQMSGGSERMVKAAERIREVAEQTAGGTQSVSAAAEEQLASMEEIASSIHTVADMSQLLNARVGGFKV; this is encoded by the coding sequence ATGAACTTAACAATTAAGGCCAAAATGATTCTCAGCGCGATACTGATCCCAAGTGTGATTGCTGCCATGCTGCTGACCAATTACATTTTAAGTATACATAGTGAGAACGAGTACAAAGATATTATGAACCGTGAAGAGACGATTGCGTATAACTCCAAGTCTCTGCAATTTTTGTTAAACGGGATATCCAATGATGAGCGGGCATATTTGTTGACTCGTGACGAACAGTATGGGAACGAGATCGGAAACAAGCAAAGTGAAGTTGCAAAGTTGTTACAGGAGACAGAAGCTCTGCTCAATACAGGCAATGAGGATACAAAGAAGAAGATGACTGATCTCAAAACAGGGATTAATACCTATATGAATCAAGTTCATACTCTACTGACCACAGCGGGGTATAAGAGTACAAGAGATGATGCCTTCCCGCCATTTTCTGAATTGCTCGATGATTTTGAAAACGAACGGGTTTTGCGCAAGCAACTTGATACCAAGGTGGTAGCATTTGTCAAAGCGCAGGAAGATATGGTAACGGTGAAAATACAGCAGGCGCACCAAACGATGACGAATACAACCTTAATTACGAGCATTGTAGGACTTTTGGTTATTATTTACAGTATTGCTCAATCTATCGTTTTGATTCGTTCTATTCGTCCATTACACCATATGAATGAGCAGTTGTTGCAAATGTCTCAAGGTGGAGGAGATTTGCGAAGTAGACTGGATATTACGTCCAAAGACGAAATCGGTATGATTGCGAGCTCCTACAACAAGCTTATTGAAGGATTCCGCAATATCATTGTGGATGCTCAGGATACGGCTCGTACATTAACTGTAACCGCAGAGCGTGTTAACGTCAGTACTGAGGAAATGAATCAGGCCAATCGTCATACCTCCGGTGTAATGGAAGAGCTTGCGACTGGTATGGAGCATCAGGTCGATGATATTACACAAACTACAGATACCATAAAAGAGCTTGCCAACGAGCTTGAACGGATTGCTGCCACAAGCGAGCAGGTATATGAATTGTCTGATACAGCTGCTAAAGATGCAGAAGCAGGGGAACAATCGATTGGTAAGGCTATGCGTCAGATGGAGAAGGTAAGCGAAAGTGTAGACAGCTCTGCACGTGCTGTACGTTCACTTAGTGAACAGGCGGAGCAGATTGGCATGATCGGATCTGTTATTACCGGATTTGCCAAACAGACTGGAATGCTGGCGCTTAATGCGTCCATTGAAGCGGCAAGAGCGGGAGAACAGGGCAAAGGATTTGCTGTTGTGGCCTCTGAGGTAAGAAGATTGTCCGAGCAAGTATCGGTTTCAGCAGCAGAAATCACACAGTTTGTGCAAAATATTCAGGAGCATGTTGGGCATGTCGCTTCAACCATGCAGTCTGGAACAGTTGAAGTGCAATCTGGCGTAAAGGTCATGCAATCCGCTGAAACTGCATTTCGTCAGATTGGAAGTTCCATTCAACAAGTCAGCGAGCAGATTCACAGTGTAAACCGGTCTGTAGAACAAATGTCCGGTGGATCTGAGCGAATGGTGAAGGCCGCGGAACGCATCCGTGAAGTAGCGGAGCAGACGGCAGGAGGAACCCAAAGCGTCAGTGCGGCGGCTGAAGAGCAACTGGCTTCCATGGAGGAAATTGCATCGTCCATTCATACTGTGGCGGATATGTCGCAATTGCTAAACGCAAGGGTCGGTGGTTTTAAAGTATAG
- a CDS encoding MFS transporter has translation MQQNKGNLVALGSIPLMMTLGNSMLIPVLPEIGRKLHVSSFRISMLITVYAVVAILLIPIAGYLSDRFGRKAVIVPCLILTVIGGGISAVGAWLLHDLAAYWTIIAGRLLQGAGAAGAFPIVIPLVGDLYENEDEASKNLGVVETYNTFGKVLSPILGAALGAMLWFLPLAVIPGLCLISLILVIWLIHVPKRKNQPIMFREFVGNVKQVLVEKGRWLYAIFAMGGICMFVIFGVLFYLSDILESRYNLHGVWKGFVLAIPLISLCLCSYLGGKVIGKHKKRMKWIGFGGLAILTISFAILGFFQHIYAVISLFTLGGGGIGLALPCLDALITKGIEKEERGTITSLYSSMRFVGVSLGPPVVSLLIGRSGHGLLFGVMAAVGGVAALLMLFAVKPEQDEPAGDKSSDRSNKSEGMTYISREKPPSSKLRHKTPAKYK, from the coding sequence ATGCAACAAAATAAAGGGAATCTGGTTGCATTAGGTTCCATCCCGCTGATGATGACGCTGGGTAATTCCATGCTGATTCCGGTTTTACCGGAAATCGGACGTAAGCTACATGTAAGCTCCTTTCGGATTAGCATGTTGATTACAGTGTATGCGGTGGTGGCCATTTTACTGATACCGATTGCGGGCTATCTATCCGACCGATTTGGCCGTAAAGCAGTGATTGTTCCCTGTTTGATTCTGACTGTGATCGGAGGGGGAATTTCTGCGGTGGGAGCATGGTTGCTTCATGACCTGGCAGCATACTGGACCATTATTGCAGGTCGACTACTTCAGGGCGCAGGAGCGGCAGGTGCTTTTCCTATAGTTATTCCGCTTGTGGGCGATCTGTACGAGAACGAGGATGAAGCCAGCAAGAACCTGGGGGTAGTCGAGACCTACAACACATTCGGTAAAGTATTAAGTCCGATTCTCGGTGCTGCGTTGGGCGCTATGCTATGGTTTTTGCCATTGGCAGTGATTCCGGGTCTCTGTCTGATTTCGCTTATTTTGGTCATTTGGCTGATCCATGTGCCCAAGCGTAAAAATCAACCGATTATGTTTCGAGAATTTGTGGGGAATGTGAAGCAGGTGCTTGTCGAAAAGGGACGCTGGCTCTATGCTATTTTTGCTATGGGCGGTATTTGCATGTTTGTCATTTTTGGCGTCTTGTTCTACTTATCCGACATACTGGAAAGTCGCTACAACCTCCATGGCGTCTGGAAGGGCTTTGTGCTGGCTATACCGCTTATTTCCCTCTGTCTGTGCTCTTATTTAGGTGGCAAGGTTATTGGCAAGCACAAAAAACGTATGAAATGGATCGGTTTCGGAGGTTTGGCCATATTGACGATTAGCTTTGCCATTCTCGGATTTTTTCAACATATTTATGCGGTGATTAGCCTGTTTACGCTAGGTGGCGGCGGTATTGGGCTCGCACTCCCTTGTTTGGATGCACTGATTACCAAAGGAATTGAAAAAGAGGAGCGCGGAACCATCACTTCCTTGTACAGCAGCATGCGCTTTGTCGGAGTATCTTTAGGTCCGCCGGTTGTATCTTTGCTGATAGGCCGTAGTGGGCATGGTCTGCTTTTTGGCGTCATGGCCGCAGTGGGTGGAGTTGCGGCTCTGCTGATGTTATTTGCGGTCAAGCCAGAACAGGATGAACCAGCAGGGGACAAATCCAGTGATCGCAGCAATAAGAGTGAGGGAATGACATACATTTCTCGAGAAAAGCCTCCTTCTTCTAAGCTTAGACACAAAACCCCTGCGAAATATAAATAA